One genomic window of Chitinophagaceae bacterium includes the following:
- a CDS encoding DUF2911 domain-containing protein, whose amino-acid sequence MKITATVFQLIIAFLLIGAHHSAFSQGLIQPPNGENNRCLVTQYIGSLVSVTVTYNSPNVTGPGGEDRKGKIWGELVPYGFNDLGFGTSKAAPWRAGSNENTAITFSHDVMVQDKPLKAGTYGFFIVAEKEGPWTLIFSNNSTAWGSFFYDQSQDALRVTTTPQDAPFTEWLTYEFTDRELDHATCALIWENKMIPFIIKVSNMTQLYVDNMRRQLQNSTGFNWQSWNDAATYCLTNKTNLEEALQWSENSISLPFIGQENFATLSTKSQILSALGREDESKATMERAINHPTATALQVHFYGRQLLTQGKKEEALKVFQKNEKDHPTEWVVNVGLARGYSAMGNFKSALKYAKIAYEGAPDPQNKESMKQAVAKLEAGKDIN is encoded by the coding sequence ATGAAAATTACTGCTACTGTCTTCCAATTAATAATCGCTTTTTTACTGATTGGAGCTCATCATTCCGCGTTTTCACAAGGCCTCATTCAACCGCCTAATGGTGAAAACAACCGTTGCCTTGTAACCCAATATATCGGCTCACTGGTGTCTGTTACCGTTACTTACAATAGCCCGAACGTGACAGGCCCCGGCGGAGAAGACCGCAAAGGAAAAATCTGGGGCGAGCTTGTTCCTTATGGTTTCAATGATTTGGGTTTCGGCACCAGCAAAGCAGCGCCGTGGCGTGCAGGATCCAATGAAAATACGGCGATTACCTTTTCACACGATGTGATGGTACAGGATAAGCCGCTTAAAGCAGGAACGTATGGATTTTTTATCGTCGCGGAAAAGGAGGGGCCATGGACATTAATTTTTTCTAATAATTCAACTGCCTGGGGAAGTTTCTTTTATGATCAGTCGCAAGATGCTTTGCGAGTGACTACTACACCTCAGGATGCTCCCTTTACCGAATGGTTGACTTATGAATTTACGGATCGTGAACTTGATCATGCCACTTGTGCATTGATCTGGGAGAATAAGATGATTCCGTTTATCATTAAAGTTTCGAATATGACACAATTGTACGTTGACAATATGCGCCGTCAATTGCAAAACTCAACAGGCTTTAACTGGCAGAGCTGGAATGATGCTGCGACTTATTGCCTGACTAATAAAACCAATCTTGAAGAAGCCTTGCAATGGTCGGAGAATTCCATCAGTCTTCCTTTTATCGGGCAGGAAAATTTTGCTACTCTTTCCACTAAATCTCAAATCCTTTCAGCATTAGGAAGGGAAGATGAATCAAAAGCAACGATGGAAAGAGCAATTAATCATCCCACCGCAACTGCTTTACAAGTGCACTTTTACGGACGTCAATTGCTGACTCAGGGTAAGAAGGAAGAGGCATTGAAAGTATTTCAGAAAAATGAAAAGGATCACCCGACAGAATGGGTAGTAAATGTGGGACTTGCGCGCGGCTATTCTGCGATGGGAAATTTCAAGTCAGCATTGAAGTATGCGAAGATTGCGTATGAAGGAGCACCTGACCCTCAGAATAAAGAGAGTATGAAGCAGGCTGTTGCGAAACTGGAAGCAGGCAAGGATATTAATTGA
- the ettA gene encoding energy-dependent translational throttle protein EttA, whose translation MADNKIIFSMQGVGKIIPPNNKEILKNIYLSFYYGAKIGIIGSNGSGKSTLLKIIAGADKEYQGKIQFEKEYSIGMLEQEPHLDDSKTVLEIVREGVKPVMDLIKEFEDISNKFSEPMTDEAMEKLTNRMGEVQEKIDAVDGWEIDSKLERALDALNCPEGDSPTKNLSGGELRRVALCRLLLQQPDILLLDEPTNHLDAESILWLEQYLKDYKGTVIAVTHDRYFLDNVAGWILELDRGEGIPWKGNYSSWLDQKQIRLSQEEKTESKRQKMLQRELEWVRMGQKARQAKSKARIQNYEKMASEETKQKEEKLELFIPPGPRLGAQVIEAKDLMKAFGDKELFEHLNFSLPQGGIVGIIGPNGAGKTTLFRMILGLETPDQGEIKIGETVKISYVDQHHTKIDQSKTVYEVISGGTEWIEIGKYKVLSRAYVGKFNFQGNDQQKKVEVLSGGEKNRLHLALTLREEANVLLLDEPTNDLDVNTLRSLEEALENFAGCAVIISHDRWFLDRVCTHILAFEGDGNVYWFEGSFSDYEENKKKRLGDVQPHRFRYKKLVGS comes from the coding sequence ATGGCAGATAACAAGATCATATTTTCAATGCAGGGCGTTGGAAAAATCATTCCACCAAACAATAAGGAAATCCTTAAAAACATTTATCTCTCTTTTTATTACGGAGCCAAGATTGGTATCATCGGTTCCAACGGCAGTGGTAAGTCAACACTGCTGAAAATCATTGCAGGTGCAGATAAAGAGTACCAGGGGAAAATTCAGTTTGAAAAAGAATATTCCATCGGCATGCTGGAACAGGAGCCGCACCTTGATGATTCCAAAACCGTTTTGGAAATTGTAAGAGAAGGTGTGAAGCCGGTAATGGATCTGATAAAAGAATTTGAAGACATCAGCAATAAGTTCTCTGAACCGATGACTGATGAAGCCATGGAAAAACTCACCAACCGCATGGGTGAAGTGCAGGAGAAAATTGATGCGGTGGATGGCTGGGAGATTGATTCAAAACTGGAAAGAGCATTGGATGCTTTGAATTGTCCGGAAGGTGATTCACCTACCAAAAATCTATCAGGCGGAGAGCTGCGAAGAGTTGCTTTGTGCAGATTACTGCTGCAGCAACCTGATATTCTTTTGCTGGATGAACCAACGAATCACCTGGATGCAGAATCAATTTTATGGCTTGAACAATATCTTAAGGATTATAAAGGCACCGTTATCGCCGTTACACACGATCGTTACTTCCTCGATAATGTTGCAGGCTGGATTTTAGAGCTGGATCGCGGAGAAGGAATTCCCTGGAAAGGAAATTACTCTTCCTGGCTCGATCAAAAACAAATCAGGCTTTCGCAAGAGGAAAAAACGGAATCGAAACGCCAGAAAATGCTGCAACGCGAATTGGAATGGGTGCGAATGGGACAAAAAGCAAGGCAGGCGAAATCGAAAGCCCGCATTCAGAATTACGAGAAGATGGCCAGTGAAGAAACGAAACAGAAAGAGGAAAAGCTGGAACTCTTTATTCCGCCGGGCCCACGTCTCGGCGCCCAGGTGATTGAAGCTAAAGATCTGATGAAAGCATTTGGTGATAAAGAATTGTTCGAGCATTTGAATTTTAGCCTTCCGCAAGGTGGTATTGTTGGCATCATTGGTCCGAATGGTGCCGGTAAAACAACTTTATTCCGCATGATCTTAGGCCTGGAAACTCCTGATCAGGGTGAAATAAAAATCGGTGAAACGGTGAAAATCTCTTACGTTGATCAACACCATACCAAAATTGATCAGAGTAAAACAGTGTATGAAGTCATCAGCGGTGGAACGGAATGGATTGAGATCGGAAAATACAAAGTGCTTTCCAGAGCTTATGTTGGCAAGTTTAATTTCCAGGGAAATGACCAGCAGAAAAAAGTAGAAGTGCTTTCGGGTGGAGAAAAGAACAGACTTCACCTTGCCCTCACCTTACGTGAAGAGGCAAACGTTCTTTTACTGGATGAGCCCACGAATGATCTTGATGTAAATACTTTGCGTTCTCTGGAAGAAGCATTGGAAAACTTCGCCGGCTGCGCTGTCATTATTTCCCACGACCGTTGGTTTTTGGACAGGGTTTGTACGCATATCCTTGCATTTGAAGGTGATGGAAATGTATATTGGTTTGAAGGAAGTTTTTCTGACTACGAAGAGAATAAGAAAAAACGATTGGGAGATGTGCAGCCGCATAGGTTCAGGTATAAGAAGTTGGTGGGGAGTTGA
- a CDS encoding T9SS type A sorting domain-containing protein, with the protein MKKALVLILFFLLLIDNISGQVTFQKSFSTGSNGNPSVAQTIDGGYIIAGDLLIRTNESGDTLWTRYYNYGTSNCATPTFDGGYAIAGYTSIDGASNDYYLTKTDSLGNILWSKAYGGESYDEAYTMQQTSDSGFILAGNTWSFGSGGWDFYLVKTDAEGNILWTKIIGGAEEDKAATIKQTSDDGFIVAGYTTSFGSVGPDAFLIKTDDNGNIEWAKIYNGPGGEFVTCIRQSEDGGYFFTGHAVNFTTTGQDLFLIKTDAEGNVQWSRFFTHTNNIGNAVAQTNDGGYIITGSTLESSANGNDVLLIKTDAAGDTLWTRVFGGTGYDAGTDVKQTNNGEYIIAGKITSFGTGFYLLKTDNLGNTGCNQATASIQTNNSPVSELNVTCTVYSAGAVTPFDVTAGSGTVVNDICFTAIEELSIANSLQLFPNPSQGFFSITLGERIVKGSVSIFNALGKIVFEEEIVNTSTKEIHLQNLPEGIYFVKVFSRDNYYNIKLLLNRTKTALL; encoded by the coding sequence ATGAAAAAGGCTTTGGTTTTAATATTATTTTTCTTGCTTTTAATAGATAATATTTCCGGCCAGGTAACATTTCAGAAATCTTTCAGCACAGGTTCAAATGGAAATCCTTCTGTTGCACAAACAATTGATGGAGGTTACATCATTGCCGGAGATCTTCTCATCAGGACGAATGAATCAGGAGATACACTCTGGACAAGGTACTATAACTACGGAACCAGCAACTGCGCAACACCAACCTTTGACGGAGGATATGCAATTGCAGGATACACGAGCATTGATGGCGCTAGCAACGATTACTATCTGACAAAGACGGACAGTCTTGGAAATATACTTTGGTCTAAAGCTTATGGTGGAGAATCCTATGATGAAGCTTATACGATGCAGCAAACATCTGACAGCGGGTTTATTCTTGCTGGAAATACCTGGAGCTTTGGCTCGGGTGGATGGGATTTTTATCTGGTGAAAACGGATGCTGAAGGCAACATACTCTGGACAAAAATAATTGGGGGTGCTGAGGAAGATAAAGCAGCAACCATAAAGCAAACTTCGGATGACGGATTTATTGTTGCTGGATACACCACCAGTTTTGGGTCTGTTGGTCCCGATGCTTTTTTAATAAAGACTGATGATAATGGAAATATCGAATGGGCGAAAATATACAATGGGCCGGGCGGAGAATTTGTGACCTGCATCCGGCAGTCAGAAGATGGCGGATATTTTTTTACCGGACACGCTGTCAATTTCACCACCACCGGCCAGGATTTATTTTTGATTAAAACGGATGCAGAGGGAAACGTTCAATGGTCCCGTTTTTTTACCCACACCAATAATATTGGAAATGCGGTTGCACAAACCAATGATGGAGGTTACATTATTACCGGCAGCACATTGGAATCTTCAGCAAATGGCAATGATGTGCTTTTAATAAAAACGGATGCTGCTGGAGATACACTCTGGACTAGAGTTTTTGGAGGAACAGGCTACGATGCAGGGACCGATGTTAAGCAAACAAACAACGGAGAATATATTATTGCCGGAAAAATCACCAGTTTCGGTACAGGTTTTTACCTGCTGAAAACAGACAATCTTGGTAACACCGGATGCAATCAAGCTACTGCTTCCATTCAAACAAATAACTCACCGGTTTCAGAATTGAATGTTACTTGTACAGTTTATTCCGCTGGCGCAGTTACTCCGTTCGACGTTACGGCAGGAAGTGGAACTGTGGTTAATGACATTTGTTTTACGGCAATAGAAGAATTGTCAATTGCTAATTCACTACAACTTTTTCCAAATCCATCACAGGGTTTCTTTTCAATAACTCTTGGGGAAAGAATTGTTAAAGGCTCTGTCAGCATTTTCAATGCACTTGGCAAAATTGTTTTTGAAGAAGAGATAGTTAATACATCAACTAAAGAAATTCATCTTCAGAATTTGCCTGAAGGAATTTATTTTGTGAAAGTGTTTAGCAGAGACAACTACTACAATATTAAATTGTTATTGAACCGTACTAAAACGGCATTATTATGA
- a CDS encoding M4 family metallopeptidase, with protein MKPLNKIMVDQLIKNIALNPALKVQIQHQGLAVQALRGPLQKLSANTLSGLKKDSKAFIQKNRSYFNSFSTSGLQLLLEGEDINNGKAVTWQQYHGKAKVEGASIRFHSNSKGIIDSITNYLFHDLSRLPSSPKISEAKALELAQKTVKCYEKSSQAPELVVVRYKEVPYLAWKIELRETIKGGKSKIRTDHSILTHEHGAPHIWIVYVNAISSNVIYFYDNVQTAGPTVGAGTGYYSGGAALNTYYNDITYQLRDLTRTGAGGSEIRTDDEDGTTPSSDPDNNWNTATTAPRDSNQGAEVDAHRYTGKVYDYYQTVHSRNGFNGAGGLFRIVSHLGSNYNNGYWDGSQVNLGDGTGSAATGDDYECSDDWLAHEWTHAYTQYTCGLQYLNEAGALNEAFSDIMAAFITGDWLVFEDTWLKASAPAWRNMIDPTNGGMWNVADPINSVLAGHQPSHYSTRYIGGSDNGGVHINSGIINNLYYLLTVGGTHTVSSVSVTGIGQSASEQLLWKCMSDNLVGHSTATFLDFRQAMLDACLELFPTDLVKLSQVKNAFHAVGIGPDLFVRDNLADSGTEPFGGSYLWASPDIINRKIAVSNPVVAFADLTNDSLWENVEYGQNNFVYVRVQNRGDVTGDTTVNVYMSGATTFGTPASWIHVGSTLVTSVAPGTMKVSNAITFASALIPAPGHYCMIAVLSSPLDPAPDHSLITSVSQYLDFVRNTNNIAYRNMDVEDIMPGVPGSYGAVIQNMKDQPEYYDLKIDLRRFVPGVKMLLKGDRKFLDGAIPQGLKLIAREKTSTCISCSREITTSKTGCLLEPAKTFMLWNMVLGMCLWTNPLNLK; from the coding sequence ATGAAACCACTGAATAAAATTATGGTTGACCAACTTATCAAAAACATCGCGTTGAACCCGGCGCTGAAAGTGCAAATTCAGCATCAGGGTTTGGCGGTGCAGGCATTAAGGGGACCACTGCAAAAACTGTCAGCCAATACGCTGTCAGGATTAAAGAAGGATTCTAAAGCATTTATCCAAAAAAATCGCAGCTATTTTAATTCCTTCTCTACATCAGGGTTGCAATTGCTACTCGAAGGAGAGGACATTAATAATGGCAAAGCCGTTACATGGCAACAATATCATGGTAAAGCAAAAGTGGAGGGAGCGAGCATCCGTTTTCACTCAAACTCAAAGGGAATTATTGATTCAATCACCAACTATCTTTTCCATGATCTTTCAAGATTGCCGTCCTCTCCAAAAATATCGGAAGCCAAAGCATTGGAGTTGGCGCAAAAAACGGTGAAGTGTTATGAAAAATCTTCCCAAGCACCTGAACTGGTTGTAGTACGCTATAAAGAAGTGCCCTACCTGGCATGGAAGATTGAACTGCGTGAAACAATTAAAGGGGGAAAATCAAAGATCCGGACAGATCATTCAATACTCACCCATGAACACGGAGCGCCTCACATTTGGATTGTATATGTAAACGCAATTAGCAGTAACGTCATTTATTTCTACGACAATGTGCAAACGGCAGGTCCGACTGTCGGTGCTGGCACCGGTTATTATTCTGGTGGTGCCGCGTTAAATACCTACTATAATGATATCACGTATCAATTGCGTGATCTGACACGCACAGGTGCCGGTGGTTCTGAAATCAGAACGGATGATGAAGATGGAACAACTCCATCTTCTGATCCTGATAATAATTGGAATACTGCTACCACTGCTCCTCGCGACTCAAACCAGGGAGCCGAAGTAGATGCGCATCGCTATACTGGTAAAGTGTACGATTACTATCAAACTGTTCATTCAAGAAATGGCTTTAATGGTGCCGGTGGATTGTTTCGAATTGTAAGTCACTTAGGCAGTAATTACAACAATGGCTATTGGGACGGCAGTCAGGTAAACCTTGGCGATGGAACGGGTTCAGCAGCAACCGGTGATGATTACGAATGCAGTGATGACTGGCTCGCTCATGAATGGACACATGCCTACACTCAATATACATGCGGACTACAATACTTAAACGAAGCAGGCGCATTGAATGAAGCATTCTCCGATATCATGGCAGCCTTTATTACCGGCGACTGGCTTGTGTTTGAAGATACATGGCTGAAAGCTTCTGCACCGGCATGGCGTAATATGATTGACCCCACTAATGGTGGTATGTGGAATGTGGCAGATCCGATCAATAGCGTACTGGCAGGCCATCAGCCAAGTCATTACTCTACGCGTTATATTGGAGGTTCAGATAACGGAGGCGTTCATATCAATAGTGGCATCATCAACAACTTATATTATTTGCTTACTGTTGGTGGAACTCATACGGTAAGCAGTGTAAGTGTAACTGGAATCGGACAGTCAGCCTCCGAACAACTTCTTTGGAAGTGCATGTCAGATAACTTAGTCGGGCACTCCACGGCTACCTTCCTTGATTTCCGCCAGGCAATGCTTGATGCCTGTCTTGAATTATTCCCCACAGATCTCGTAAAGTTATCTCAAGTGAAAAATGCATTTCATGCAGTAGGAATTGGACCTGATCTTTTCGTGCGTGATAATCTCGCTGATAGCGGAACCGAGCCCTTTGGAGGATCGTACCTCTGGGCAAGCCCGGATATTATCAACCGTAAAATAGCAGTGTCTAATCCTGTAGTGGCTTTTGCTGACTTAACCAATGATTCATTATGGGAAAACGTGGAATACGGGCAAAATAACTTTGTGTATGTACGTGTTCAAAACCGCGGCGATGTGACAGGTGATACCACCGTAAATGTTTACATGTCCGGAGCGACCACTTTCGGTACTCCTGCTTCATGGATTCATGTAGGTTCCACTTTGGTAACATCTGTTGCGCCAGGCACAATGAAAGTGAGCAATGCCATCACGTTCGCATCAGCTCTGATTCCTGCTCCGGGTCATTATTGTATGATTGCTGTGCTTTCAAGTCCGCTCGATCCCGCGCCTGACCATTCACTGATTACGAGCGTAAGTCAATACCTCGATTTTGTAAGGAATACAAACAATATTGCTTACAGAAACATGGACGTTGAAGACATCATGCCAGGCGTTCCGGGTAGTTATGGTGCGGTTATTCAAAACATGAAAGATCAACCTGAATATTACGATTTGAAGATTGATCTCCGCCGTTTTGTACCAGGTGTAAAGATGCTGTTGAAAGGAGACAGGAAATTTTTAGACGGTGCCATTCCACAAGGATTAAAGTTGATTGCCCGTGAAAAAACATCAACGTGTATCAGTTGCTCCAGGGAAATAACTACTTCAAAAACCGGTTGTTTATTGGAGCCTGCGAAAACATTCATGCTTTGGAACATGGTTTTAGGAATGTGCTTGTGGACAAACCCTTTAAACTTGAAGTGA
- a CDS encoding response regulator transcription factor, whose product MAVNTPLHFIIADDHWAMRFGLSKLLSKNFPDCTIYEVADGVEVLSAYNNQSADVILMDSRMPKLNGIEATRILLKQHPTVKVVALSMLQDETSMTAMFEAGARAYVTKNVDGTEIISAINTVLEGKLYVLGKIMNQFSLKEIVSWSKHAFIHISEREKEVLLLICKELSMTEIAEQLHISVNTVQNHRNHLLDKINVHNTAGLVMYANKMGWV is encoded by the coding sequence ATGGCTGTCAATACGCCGCTTCATTTCATTATTGCTGATGATCACTGGGCGATGCGTTTCGGGTTATCCAAACTCCTGAGTAAAAACTTTCCCGACTGCACCATTTATGAAGTAGCAGATGGTGTAGAAGTTCTTTCGGCTTATAATAACCAGTCGGCAGATGTGATCTTAATGGATTCGAGGATGCCGAAATTAAATGGAATTGAAGCCACACGTATACTACTTAAGCAACACCCAACTGTAAAAGTAGTTGCACTCAGTATGCTTCAAGATGAAACCAGTATGACCGCGATGTTTGAAGCAGGTGCTCGCGCTTATGTAACTAAGAATGTTGATGGTACAGAAATTATCAGTGCTATAAATACTGTTCTTGAAGGCAAACTTTATGTATTGGGGAAAATCATGAACCAATTCTCATTGAAAGAAATCGTTTCCTGGAGCAAGCATGCTTTTATCCATATCTCAGAGCGAGAAAAAGAAGTGTTATTGCTTATCTGCAAAGAATTATCAATGACGGAAATTGCAGAGCAACTTCATATTTCTGTCAACACAGTACAAAATCACCGCAATCACCTGCTAGATAAAATCAATGTGCACAACACTGCAGGGCTTGTAATGTATGCCAATAAAATGGGTTGGGTTTGA
- a CDS encoding T9SS type A sorting domain-containing protein, whose translation MRHFSAGIFFILMMICKCSVAQEIYDPSYLEKIISREQISQEPVISFRESSLTENYNLNYLNAYWEIDPAIYYIKGALTYYFQPVNDPLTAISFDFSDSLLFSGFVYHGDTSFNVTRPGNNIIELHLPQSIGAGIQDSIILCYEGKPPSTGFGSFVQETHNEAPILWTLSEPYGASDWFPCKNSLADKIDSIDIFIKAPIGNHAGTAGKLTSETAVDNGNNTLIHWRHRYPIATYLIGIAVTNYSVIHQSVLLNSGKSVPVLQYIYPEDSASYMNDTTLIGKFIKLYSDLFGDYPFANEKYGHAQWNWGGGEEHQTMSFVFNAGFFELVAHELGHQWFGDKITCGSWTDIWLNEGFATYLSGLSYEYIAPVYWIPFLDTQQGRAFKDSTGSVFCEDTTDVARIFSGSLSYAKGSYLLHMLRWKMGDEAFFNAIENYINDPDLCYGFARTQNLKDHLESESGQNLDEFFNDWFYGKGYPTYYVKWANLADGKVNIALHQTQNHPSVSFFEMPVPVLLKDATHDTTIVIQNNANDLTYQEGPFSFTPDSIFIDPGFWLLAKKKPSVYDVSLSNIINIFPNPASDAITVSYHGDEDAIQHITIYNVSGKKMKAITTAVTGAYNPITIDISNLSGGYYFLEVQTSKNKYVERMVKF comes from the coding sequence ATGCGACATTTCAGTGCGGGTATATTTTTTATTCTGATGATGATTTGTAAATGTTCTGTAGCACAGGAGATTTATGATCCGTCATACCTGGAAAAAATCATCTCGCGTGAACAGATCAGTCAGGAGCCGGTTATTTCCTTTCGCGAATCTTCACTTACAGAAAATTACAACCTTAACTACCTTAACGCATATTGGGAAATTGATCCGGCTATTTATTACATCAAAGGTGCCCTCACCTATTATTTTCAACCGGTAAATGATCCGTTAACTGCAATCTCATTTGACTTTTCAGATTCACTTTTGTTCAGCGGTTTTGTGTATCACGGTGATACAAGTTTCAATGTCACGCGGCCGGGAAATAATATAATTGAACTGCATCTTCCGCAATCAATCGGTGCAGGCATTCAGGATTCCATTATACTTTGTTACGAAGGGAAACCACCATCAACCGGATTCGGAAGCTTTGTACAGGAAACACACAATGAAGCACCTATTTTATGGACACTGTCAGAACCTTATGGCGCCAGTGATTGGTTTCCCTGCAAAAACAGCCTGGCGGATAAAATTGATTCGATTGATATTTTCATAAAAGCCCCAATAGGAAATCATGCCGGGACTGCCGGCAAATTGACAAGTGAAACTGCCGTTGACAATGGGAACAACACACTCATTCATTGGCGCCACCGCTACCCTATTGCAACGTACCTGATCGGTATTGCTGTCACTAATTATTCCGTCATTCACCAATCAGTGCTACTTAATAGTGGAAAAAGTGTTCCGGTACTTCAATACATCTATCCGGAAGATTCAGCATCATACATGAATGATACAACACTCATCGGAAAATTCATCAAACTCTATTCTGACTTGTTTGGAGATTATCCTTTCGCCAATGAAAAATATGGTCATGCACAATGGAACTGGGGCGGTGGCGAAGAACATCAGACGATGAGCTTTGTATTCAATGCGGGTTTCTTTGAACTGGTTGCCCATGAACTTGGCCATCAATGGTTTGGCGATAAGATCACCTGCGGAAGCTGGACTGATATCTGGCTAAATGAAGGATTTGCTACTTACTTATCAGGATTAAGCTATGAATACATTGCCCCTGTTTATTGGATTCCATTTCTTGACACACAGCAAGGACGCGCTTTTAAAGATTCCACAGGTTCTGTTTTTTGTGAAGACACCACCGATGTTGCGCGCATCTTCAGTGGATCGTTATCCTATGCAAAAGGTTCTTATTTGCTTCATATGCTTCGCTGGAAAATGGGCGATGAAGCTTTCTTTAATGCGATTGAAAATTATATCAATGATCCTGATCTCTGTTATGGATTCGCACGCACTCAAAACCTGAAAGATCATCTTGAATCTGAAAGCGGTCAGAATTTAGATGAGTTTTTCAATGATTGGTTTTATGGAAAGGGTTATCCAACGTATTATGTCAAGTGGGCTAACCTTGCTGATGGAAAAGTAAATATCGCTTTGCATCAAACACAAAATCATCCTTCAGTTTCTTTCTTTGAAATGCCGGTTCCGGTATTGCTGAAGGATGCAACGCATGATACCACCATCGTCATTCAAAACAATGCGAATGATTTAACTTACCAGGAAGGTCCGTTTTCATTTACACCCGACAGCATATTTATTGATCCCGGGTTTTGGCTGCTTGCAAAAAAGAAACCGTCTGTGTATGACGTATCGTTGTCAAATATCATCAACATTTTTCCAAATCCTGCCAGTGATGCCATCACTGTTTCATATCATGGTGATGAAGATGCCATTCAGCATATCACGATCTACAACGTCTCCGGAAAAAAAATGAAGGCGATAACTACTGCTGTTACAGGCGCTTACAATCCCATAACCATTGATATTTCCAATCTTTCAGGCGGTTATTATTTTCTTGAAGTACAGACTTCAAAAAATAAATATGTTGAGCGAATGGTGAAATTTTAA
- a CDS encoding LysM peptidoglycan-binding domain-containing protein, with protein sequence MVKLIFSLVVGSLLIMPFDGFSQTMKWKGSGTKERAADLHVVVKGETVYSISKAYQITVEELLHLNPEIIDNNLPIGAKIKVPVVNGEPVIPSNEIRNGHAILYTVQKKETLYAISKKYNTKVDTLLRWNNLMSPDIEEGSQLIVGYEITSFQLDGPLHVQEKDVKGTITDSIATVSNDTVAIHINDAAFFPDALSVKGIATWVKSGDDGGDFFALHPTAPKGTEVKVKNMMNGKMVTVKVIGKLPATSANDNVMIKISGSAANKLGVLDDRFLAALYYEGMNDKNVEESSIESK encoded by the coding sequence ATGGTAAAGTTAATTTTTTCTTTGGTGGTGGGTTCTTTACTGATAATGCCTTTTGATGGCTTTTCGCAAACCATGAAGTGGAAGGGGTCAGGAACAAAGGAGCGCGCCGCTGATTTACATGTTGTAGTAAAAGGAGAAACTGTATACAGTATTTCGAAAGCATATCAGATTACTGTGGAGGAACTGTTGCATTTAAATCCTGAAATTATTGATAACAATCTTCCGATAGGAGCTAAAATAAAAGTGCCGGTGGTGAATGGTGAGCCGGTTATTCCATCGAATGAAATCAGGAATGGCCATGCAATCTTGTATACAGTGCAGAAAAAGGAAACGTTGTATGCCATCAGTAAAAAATACAATACCAAAGTGGACACTCTTTTGAGGTGGAATAATTTAATGTCACCTGACATTGAAGAAGGCTCGCAATTAATTGTTGGGTATGAAATAACGTCATTTCAATTAGACGGTCCGTTACACGTTCAGGAAAAAGATGTAAAAGGAACCATTACCGATTCAATCGCAACGGTATCCAATGATACAGTCGCCATTCACATAAATGATGCAGCATTTTTTCCGGATGCCTTGTCTGTGAAAGGCATCGCCACCTGGGTAAAATCGGGCGATGACGGAGGAGATTTTTTTGCATTGCATCCAACTGCACCAAAAGGAACAGAAGTAAAGGTTAAGAATATGATGAATGGCAAAATGGTGACAGTGAAAGTAATTGGAAAGTTGCCGGCAACTTCTGCCAATGATAATGTGATGATTAAAATTTCCGGATCAGCCGCTAATAAATTAGGCGTATTGGATGATCGCTTTTTAGCTGCTTTATATTACGAAGGCATGAATGATAAAAATGTTGAAGAATCTTCCATCGAATCAAAATAA